In Sorghum bicolor cultivar BTx623 chromosome 8, Sorghum_bicolor_NCBIv3, whole genome shotgun sequence, one genomic interval encodes:
- the LOC8074860 gene encoding uncharacterized protein LOC8074860, translating to MAEKVVLPPKKRLRFRLTSNPSAGSSAGGGGRGGDGDSAAAPAPAPRREPSSLPPRSPSLPKPLTYKHGAGSRGDGGGGGDGAAAPTPAPRRVPSSTPPRSTSPRKPFTYNPSAGSSGGGGAAGPKLSYSDPKDSDDKKPDEFQTRNGWGSLFMSDPSMYSSYPRNPPHYIGRQNCEPLTRQKFLSLHHNWQQLLDGKNTYLRPPKNNRVAKDNDDDNIFVTPEPLELTLQCQEPLSHLVCGAAGKPIPQYKFKILSEYYACFRPMRRDGSQFYRAFLFSYLENLGKMQGSQAEVTRLMECVARSRVNFLRLEWNNAYFSNPEAFFSSVVSEFEHLVNSVANGLNADELYKISLQEISSSRILSLLRLLTEVQIRTYEAHYNREQSQNQNEKINALLFCKESVRPFGADVISLQMMALPQALGIPLHLAAVDGTVNDGPVQVKCIDIIPRSGPLSSSRKYYLSSATDKPPVLPAGNLFLSDRMPLVILLKSSNGTAILYRK from the exons ATGGCAGAAAAGGTAGTCCTACCTCCAAAAAAGAGATTGCGGTTCAGGTTGACGTCCAACCCCAGCGCGGGAAGCAGCGCAGGTGGCGGAGGCcgaggcggcgacggcgacagcGCAGCAGCACCGGCCCCCGCACCGCGACGGGAGCCCTCTTCTTTGCCGCCACGTTCGCCGTCGCTACCCAAACCGCTCACGTACAAGCACGGCGCCGGAAGCAGAGGAgatggcggcggaggcggcgacgGCGCAGCAGCACCGACCCCCGCGCCGCGACGGGTGCCCTCTTCTACGCCGCCACGTTCAACGTCGCCACGCAAACCGTTCACGTACAACCCCAGCGCGGGAAgcagcggaggcggcggcgcggcgggacCGAAACTCTCTTATTCG GACCCTAAGGACTCCGATGATAAAAAGCCAGACGAATTTCAAACAAGAAATGGATGGGGTTCTCTGTTCATGAGTGATCCTTCTATGTACTCGAGTTATCCACGAAACCCCCCTCATTATATTGGCCGGCAAAATTGTGAGCCGCTCACCAGACAGAAGTTTCTTTCACTGCACCACAATTGGCAACAGCTGCTAGATGGCAAGAATACATACCTCCGTCCTCCAAAGAACAACCGTGTTGCCAAGGACAATGATGACGACAACATCTTTGTAACCCCAGAACCTCTTGAGTTGACACTACAATGTCAG GAGCCACTATCGCATTTGGTTTGTGGAGCTGCAGGAAAACCTATCCCACAGTACAAGTTTAAG ATACTTAGTGAATATTATGCGTGCTTCAGACCAATGCGAAGGGATGGGTCACAGTTCTACAGAGCTTTCCTTTTCTCTTACTTG GAAAACCTTGGGAAAATGCAAGGTAGTCAAGCTGAGGTCACTCGTTTAATGGAATGTGTGGCAAGGTCCAGAGTGAATTTCCTTCGTTTAGAATGGAATAATGCATACTTCTCAAATCCAGAAGCATTTTTTTCAAGTGTTGTTTCT GAGTTTGAGCACTTGGTCAATTCAGTTGCAAATGG GCTAAATGCTGATGAACTTTACAAGATAAGCCTACAGGAGATTTCTTCATCCAGGA TTCTTTCTTTGCTTAGATTGCTGACAGAGGTTCAGATCCGTACATATGAAGCGCACTACAACAGAGAACAGAGTCAGAATCAGAATGAAAAGATAAATGCCCTTTTG TTTTGCAAAGAATCTGTGCGTCCCTTTGGCGCTGATGTCATCTCTTTACAAATGATGGCTCTACCACAAGCTCTTGGCATCCCCTTGCACCTAGCAGCTGTGGATGGTACCGTGAATGATGGACCTGTGCAAGTAAAGTGCATTGACATCATTCCTCGATCAGGACCTCTCAGTTCAAGCAGAAAATACTATCTATCCAGTGCAACTGATAAACCTCCAGTCTTGCCAGCTGGAAACTTATTTTTGTCTGATCGCATGCCTCTAGTGATCTTATTAAAATCTTCCAATGGTACTGCCATTCTTTATCGCAAGTGA